One stretch of Agelaius phoeniceus isolate bAgePho1 chromosome W unlocalized genomic scaffold, bAgePho1.hap1 SUPER_W_unloc_2, whole genome shotgun sequence DNA includes these proteins:
- the LOC143692708 gene encoding olfactory receptor 14A16-like has translation MSNSSSIRHFLLLALADTRQLQLLHFCLLLGISLAALLGNGLIISAVACGHHLHTPMFFFLLNLALADLGSICTTVPKAMHNSLWDTSNISYTACAAQLFFFAFFISAEYFLLTIMCYDRYVSICKPLHYGTFLGSRACAHMAAAAWASAFLNALMHTANTFSLPLCHGNALGQFFCEIPQILKLSCSHSNLRKLGLIVVSLCLSFGCFVFIVFSYVQIFRAVLRIPSEQGRHKAFSTCLPHLAVVSLFISTGTFAHVKPPSNSSPSLDLSVSVLYSVVPPALNPLIYSLRNQELKAAVWRLMTGCFQGH, from the coding sequence atgtccaacagcagctccatcaggcacttcctcctgctggcattggcagacacgcggcagctgcagctcctgcacttctgcctcttgctgggcatctccctggctgccctcctgggcaacggcctcatcatcagcgccgtagcctgcggccaccacctgcacacgcccatgttcttcttcctgctcaacctggccctcgctgacctgggctccatctgcaccactgtccccaaagccatgcacaattccctctgggacaccagcaacatctcctacactgcatgtgctgcacagctctttttttttgcctttttcatctcagcagagtatttcctcctgaccatcatgtgctacgaccgctacgtgtccatctgcaaacccctgcactacgggaccttcctgggcagcagagcttgtgcccacatggcagcagctgcctgggccagtgcctttctcaatgctctcatgcacacggccaatacattttccctgcccctgtgccatggaaatgccctgggccagttcttctgtgaaatcccacagatcctcaagctctcctgctcacactccaaCCTCAGGAAACTTGGGCTTATTGTAGTTAGCCTTTGTTTatcatttggctgttttgtgttcattgttttctcctatgtgcagatcttcagggccgtgctgaggatcccctctgagcagggacggcacaaagccttttccacctgcctccctcacctggccgtggtgTCCTTGTTTATCAGCACTGGCACATTTGCTCATGTGAAGCCCCCCTCCaactcctccccatccctggatctgtcaGTGTccgttctgtactcggtggtgcctccagccctgaaccccctcatctacagcctgaggaaccaggagctcaaggctgcagtgtggagactgatgactggatgctttcagggaCATTAA